One segment of Natronosalvus halobius DNA contains the following:
- the tgtA gene encoding tRNA guanosine(15) transglycosylase TgtA codes for MRECFEIRATDAGGRLGELTVPRANTTVETPALLPVINPHLDTVEPGRLDEDFGAEILITNAYIIHNSQDVRERALEDGLHDLLDFDGAVMTDSGSFQLSEYGDISVTTEEILEFQRAIGSDIGTPVDIPTPPDVSHERAETELETTQERLEAAEAVDTGEMLVNAPVQGSTYPDLRERAGRHADGTDLDVFPVGAVVPLMNDYRYDDMVDVVAAAKRGLGADAPVHLFGAGHPMMFALAAAIGCDLFDSAAYALYARDDRYLTVRGTRHLDDLTHLPCPCPICTSHDPDSLAALDDDARETALAEHNLHVSFAEIRRIKDAIRAGRLLELVEQRARSHPTMLDGYRALLDHAEQLERTDPISKGTFFYTSHESARRPEVLRHHRRLERLSVPDAVFLTEGDASNEDRYDASWRVLPPFGPFPRALSRTYPLAAEVPDRRDRAALEAAAVGIARLVDANPGSEFTLGHRHWPASVLESVPENVRCLDLTTDHSPR; via the coding sequence ATGCGCGAGTGCTTCGAAATCCGGGCAACGGACGCCGGCGGTCGCCTCGGCGAGTTGACGGTCCCGCGGGCCAACACTACGGTCGAGACACCGGCGTTGCTCCCCGTCATCAACCCCCACCTGGACACCGTCGAGCCGGGCCGCCTGGACGAGGACTTCGGCGCGGAGATCCTGATCACCAACGCCTACATCATCCACAATAGCCAGGATGTCCGCGAGCGGGCGCTCGAGGACGGGCTCCACGACCTCCTGGATTTCGACGGCGCGGTCATGACCGACTCGGGCTCGTTCCAGCTGTCCGAATACGGCGACATCTCCGTCACGACCGAGGAGATCCTCGAGTTCCAGCGCGCGATCGGCTCGGACATCGGGACGCCCGTGGACATTCCGACCCCGCCGGACGTCTCCCATGAACGCGCCGAGACGGAACTCGAGACCACCCAGGAACGCCTCGAGGCCGCCGAAGCCGTCGACACCGGCGAGATGCTCGTCAACGCGCCCGTCCAGGGCTCGACCTACCCCGACCTGCGCGAACGGGCGGGTCGACACGCCGACGGAACCGACCTCGACGTGTTTCCGGTGGGTGCGGTCGTCCCGCTGATGAACGACTACCGCTACGACGACATGGTCGACGTCGTGGCCGCCGCCAAGCGGGGGCTGGGCGCCGACGCGCCGGTCCACCTCTTCGGGGCGGGCCACCCCATGATGTTCGCCCTCGCGGCCGCCATCGGCTGCGACCTCTTCGACTCCGCCGCCTACGCTCTCTACGCCCGCGACGACCGCTACCTCACCGTCCGGGGGACGCGCCACCTCGATGACCTTACGCACCTCCCCTGTCCCTGTCCAATCTGCACCAGCCACGATCCCGACAGCCTTGCCGCCCTGGACGACGACGCCCGCGAGACCGCCCTCGCCGAACACAACCTCCACGTCAGTTTCGCCGAGATCCGGCGGATCAAGGATGCGATCCGTGCCGGCCGCCTCCTCGAACTGGTCGAACAACGCGCCCGGTCGCACCCGACGATGCTCGACGGCTACCGCGCCCTCCTGGATCACGCCGAGCAACTCGAGCGGACCGACCCCATCTCGAAGGGGACGTTCTTCTACACCTCTCACGAGAGCGCCCGCCGACCCGAAGTGCTCCGCCACCACCGCCGCCTCGAGCGCCTTTCCGTACCCGACGCTGTCTTCCTCACCGAGGGCGACGCCTCGAACGAGGACCGATACGACGCCTCCTGGCGCGTTTTGCCTCCCTTCGGCCCCTTCCCGCGGGCACTCTCGCGAACGTACCCCCTCGCGGCCGAGGTGCCCGACCGCCGGGACCGGGCGGCCCTCGAGGCGGCGGCCGTGGGGATCGCCCGCTTGGTCGATGCCAACCCCGGCAGCGAGTTCACGCTGGGCCACCGCCACTGGCCGGCGAGCGTCCTCGAGTCGGTGCCCGAGAACGTGCGGTGTCTCGACCTGACGACCGATCACTCGCCACGCTGA